A genomic segment from Pseudomonas mendocina encodes:
- the rsmA gene encoding 16S rRNA (adenine(1518)-N(6)/adenine(1519)-N(6))-dimethyltransferase RsmA, with amino-acid sequence MSEYQHRARKRFGQNFLHDAGVIDRILRAIRAKEDERLLEIGPGQGAITEGLLGSGAQLDVIELDLDLIPILQNKFGANPRFRLNQGDALKFDFARLEAAPRSLRVVGNLPYNISTPLIFHLLDNAPLIRDMHFMLQKEVVERMAAGPGGGDWGRLSIMVQYHCRVEHLFNVGPGAFNPPPKVDSAIVRLVPHETLPHPAKDYRLLERVVREAFNQRRKTLRNTLKQLLPAEAIEAAGVDGSLRPEQLDLAAFVRLADQLALQPSAAQD; translated from the coding sequence ATGTCCGAATACCAACACCGCGCGCGCAAGCGCTTCGGCCAGAACTTCCTGCATGATGCCGGAGTGATCGACCGCATCCTGCGCGCCATTCGTGCCAAGGAAGATGAGCGCCTACTGGAAATCGGCCCAGGCCAGGGCGCCATTACCGAAGGTTTGCTCGGCAGCGGCGCACAACTCGACGTGATCGAGCTCGACCTCGACCTGATTCCCATCCTGCAGAACAAGTTCGGCGCCAATCCGCGTTTTCGCCTGAATCAGGGCGACGCACTGAAGTTCGACTTCGCCCGCCTCGAAGCGGCACCCCGCAGCCTGCGCGTAGTCGGCAACCTGCCCTACAACATCTCCACGCCGCTGATTTTCCATCTGCTGGACAACGCGCCGCTGATTCGCGATATGCACTTCATGCTGCAGAAGGAAGTAGTCGAGCGCATGGCCGCCGGCCCAGGTGGTGGCGACTGGGGCCGCCTGTCGATCATGGTGCAGTACCACTGCCGCGTGGAACACCTGTTCAACGTCGGCCCCGGAGCCTTCAACCCGCCGCCCAAGGTGGACTCGGCCATCGTGCGCCTGGTCCCGCATGAAACCCTGCCGCACCCGGCGAAGGATTATCGCTTGCTCGAGCGCGTCGTACGTGAGGCCTTCAACCAGCGCCGCAAGACCCTGCGCAATACGCTCAAGCAATTGCTACCGGCCGAAGCCATCGAGGCTGCCGGTGTCGACGGCAGTCTGCGCCCCGAGCAGCTGGATCTGGCCGCCTTCGTTCGCCTGGCCGACCAACTGGCTCTGCAGCCCTCCGCTGCGCAGGACTAA
- the apaG gene encoding Co2+/Mg2+ efflux protein ApaG — MHDPRYQIDVSVTTRYLAAQSQPEQNRYAFSYTVTIVNNGELPAQLLSRHWIITDGDGRVQEVRGAGVIGQQPHIEPGASHTYSSGTVMTTQVGTMQGSYQMLAEDGKRFDATIAPFRLAVPGALH, encoded by the coding sequence ATGCACGACCCTCGCTATCAGATCGACGTCAGCGTCACCACCCGCTATCTGGCTGCGCAATCGCAGCCGGAGCAGAACCGCTACGCGTTCTCCTACACAGTCACCATCGTCAATAACGGCGAGCTGCCGGCGCAACTGCTGTCGCGCCACTGGATCATCACCGATGGCGACGGCCGCGTGCAGGAAGTCCGCGGCGCCGGTGTGATCGGCCAGCAACCGCATATCGAGCCGGGCGCCAGCCACACCTACAGCAGCGGAACGGTCATGACCACCCAGGTCGGCACCATGCAGGGCAGTTACCAGATGCTCGCCGAAGACGGCAAGCGCTTCGACGCAACCATCGCGCCGTTCCGCCTGGCAGTACCCGGGGCCTTGCACTGA